One region of Armigeres subalbatus isolate Guangzhou_Male chromosome 3, GZ_Asu_2, whole genome shotgun sequence genomic DNA includes:
- the LOC134226169 gene encoding uncharacterized protein LOC134226169 translates to MKLHFDSKLCQYPKTYFAFVLNILLWNRFCLTKICTNCPFYRHSSTFAAIYLVVHLVVASQELIQRIVLPNEETDDKLSFSLRVWKLNLSFKISHQYLLLGRALFHVQALARSLYNLLVENYDALLGLILFVPLFFAVDVYSFVIEWNRRRGQDTLRTFIWKEAFKLGTTVIFWSNLCCLLYNQYAGCIFDK, encoded by the exons ATGAAGTTACACTTCGACTCCAAATTGTGTCAGTATCCAAAGACGTACTTTGCATTCGTACTGAATATCCTACTCTGGAATCGTTTTTGTCTTACTAAAATTTGCACCAACTGTCCGTTTTACCGTCACTCAAGTACGTTCGCAGCAATTTATTTGGTTGTGCACTTG GTTGTAGCATCACAAGAATTGATCCAGCGAATTGTCCTACCGAATGAAGAAACCGACGACAAACTAAGCTTTTCCCTTCGTGTCTGGAAATTGAACTTGAGTTTCAAAATATCTCATCAATATCTGCTCCTAGGGCGAGCTCTGTTTCATGTTCAAGCCTTGGCTAGAAGCCTGTACAATTTGCTGGTTGAAAACTATGATGCCCTGCTAGGTTTGATATTGTTTGTGCCACTATTTTTTGCCGTTGACGTGTACAGCTTTGTAATTGAATGGAATCGGCGCCGCGGACAGGATACTTTGAgaacatttatttggaaggaagcttttaaACTAGGAACGACGGTTATATTCTGGAGTAATTTATGTTGTTTGCTGTACAATCAATACGCAGGATGTATTTTTGACAAATAG